The Syngnathus typhle isolate RoL2023-S1 ecotype Sweden linkage group LG1, RoL_Styp_1.0, whole genome shotgun sequence genome includes a window with the following:
- the LOC133156950 gene encoding diacylglycerol kinase theta-like isoform X4 codes for MGFNMFVGAWVAEPPANRVCELHVHADCAAFTCADCRFCHVDGTRQQGMFQHHWREGNLASSSRCHLCRRSCSSSDVLAGMRCEWCGVTCHAACHLRVAPVCTLGRLRRMMLHPACVRLQSRNFSKHHCFRIVEGGRWRNDEDDSDDVTNVASKDGQPAAAEHGKQFLKVYDGDDALRRGHFRLVSIVRATKNQEVLEAALRAFYLPDDPQDVQLQEVGGLERVHSDDILNRSSGSLKGGGDSWMLRAKGGRAEVIRVYDGSGSSVPDHVSVSVSEDSTAASVLAEALEQLKLQKDDTTQWDLLEVVMSSKQVQKQTLMPQQNILAKLHDIRKTSLRQMNRTRFYVVERQNQAVRVRLLIGGLPPQLSKEQYWQLLQEQLAVKTHLADISHVYPSQGAVALQLSCFSEAERVFMLAKDVTVKEKSLTSLVIPEIQLRQLSEDVRPLLVFVNTKSGGLKGKELLYAFRKILNPHQVFDLSNGGPLPGLHTFRDIPSFRVLACGGDGTVGWVLSVLEELRHQLACREPPVGILPLGTGNDLSRVLRWGAGYSGDDPSHMLACVDEADEVLMDRWTILLDAQDLAENSADSFLEAPKIVHMNNYLGVGIDAELSLDFHQAREDDPERFSSRFHNKGVYVKVGLQKISATRSLHRELQLHVDGRNVALPNIEGLIFLNIPSWGSGADLWGAEADCRYSKPSVNDGLLEAVGVTGVVHMGQVQSGLRSGIRIAQGTYMRVALKKAFPVQVDGEPWLQPPGHIIISAAGPKVRMLQKSKDKHGKSPPGGGKDGRSGNSAFSEGCSESSASWNGRWGNSTVVDQSDAQTENGCLDSIPTGWDDICYIDKSDLT; via the exons ATGGGATTTAATATGTTTGTGGGGGCGTGGGTGGCTGAACCTCCTGCCAACCGAG TGTGCGAGCTGCATGTGCACGCCGACTGCGCCGCCTTTACGTGTGCCGACTGTCGCTTTTGTCACGTAGATGGCACTCGGCAGCAG GGCATGTTTCAGCACCACTGGCGGGAGGGCAACCTGGCGTCGAGCTCCCGCTGCCATCTGTGCCGACGCTCCTGCAGTTCGTCCGACGTGCTGGCGGGGATGAGGTGCGAGTGGTGCGGTGTTACG TGTCACGCAGCCTGCCACCTCAGGGTGGCGCCGGTGTGCACCCTGGGCCGTCTGCGCCGCATGATGCTTCATCCCGCCTGTGTGCGCCTCCAATCCAGAAACTTCAGCAAGCACCACTGCTTTCGCATCGTGGAGGGCGGCAGATGGAGAAATGATGAAG ATGACAGCGATGACGTGACCAACGTAGCCTCTAAAGATGGTCAGCCAGCAGCGGCCGAGCACG GCAAACAGTTTCTTAAGGTCTATGATGGCGACGACGCCCTCAGGCGTGGTCACTTTCGCCTCGTCTCCATCGTCAGAGCCACCAAGAACCAGGAAGTTCTG GAGGCGGCGTTGCGGGCCTTCTACCTGCCAGATGACCCTCAAGATGTCCAGCTGCAGGAAGTGGGCGGACTTGAGCGCGTCCATAGCGACGACATCTTGAATCGTAGCAGCGGCTCACTGAAGGGCGGTGGCGACTCCTGGATGCTAAGGGCCAAAGGTGGCCGTGCCGAGGTCATCAGAGTGTATGACGGAAGCGGCAG TTCTGTACCGGATCACGTCAGTGTGTCCGTGTCCGAGGACAGCACGGCTGCGTCCGTCCTCGCCGAGGCACTGGAGCAGCTGAAGCTTCAA AAAGATGACACAACGCAATGGGACCTTCTTGAAGTGgtcatgagcagcaaacaaG TGCAGAAGCAAACGCTGATGCCGCAACAGAACATTCTGGCTAAGCTGCACGACATCAGGAAG ACGTCTCTGCGGCAGATGAACCGGACTCGTTTCTATGTAGTGGAGAGGCAGAACCAGGCGGTGCGTGTGAGGCTGCTGATCGGAGGGCTGCCCCCCCAGCTGTCCAAAGAGCAGTACTGGCAGCTGTTGCAGGAGCAGCTAGCCGTCAAGA CTCACCTGGCCGACATCAGCCATGTGTACCCCAGCCAAG GCGCGGTGGCATTGCAGTTGTCGTGCTTCTCCGAAGCTGAGCGCGTGTTCATGTTGGCCAAAGACGTGACCGTCAAAGAGAAATCGCTCACGTCGCTCGTCATCCCGGAGATCCAG CTCAGGCAGCTGAGTGAGGATGTGCGGCCCCTGCTGGTGTTTGTCAACACAAAGAGCGGCGGCCTGAAGGGCAAAGAGCTTCTGTACGCCTTCCGCAAGATTCTCAACCCACACCAAGTCTTTGACCTCTCCAACGGTGGACCGCTGCCGGG cCTCCACACCTTCCGGGATATTCCCAGCTTCCGGGTGTTGGCGTGCGGGGGCGACGGCACAGTGGGCTGGGTGCTGAGTGTGCTGGAGGAGCTGCGACACCAGCTGGCCTGTCGGGAGCCGCCCGTTGGCATCCTGCCTCTCGGAACAG GTAACGACCTGTCCCGTGTCCTGCGCTGGGGCGCTGGCTACAGTGGCGACGACCCGTCTCACATGCTGGCCTGTGTGGACGAAGCGGACGAAGTTCTGATGGACCGCTGGACCATCCTGCTGGATGCGCAGGACCTAGCCGAGAACAGCGCCGACAGCTTCCTGGAAGCGCCCAAG ATCGTTCATATGAACAATTACCTCGGAGTGGGCATCGACGCCGAGCTCAGCCTGGACTTCCACCAAGCCCGTGAAGACGACCCTGAGAGGTTCAGCAGCAG GTTCCACAACAAAGGCGTGTATGTCAAGGTGGGCCTGCAGAAGATCAGCGCCACCCGCAGTCTGCACAGGGAACTGCAGCTGCATGTGGACGGACGCAATGTTGCGCTGCCCAACATCGAGGGCCTCATCTTCCTCAATATTCCCAG CTGGGGCTCTGGTGCCGACCTGTGGGGTGCAGAGGCGGACTGCCGCTACAGCAAGCCGAGCGTGAACGACGGCCTGCTGGAAGCGGTTGGCGTCACCGGAGTGGTTCACATG GGCCAGGTGCAGAGCGGCCTGCGTTCTGGCATTCGCATCGCCCAGGGAACTTACATGCGGGTGGCGCTCAAGAAGGCTTTCCCCGTGCAGGTGGACGGGGAGCCGTGGCTGCAACCTCCAGGGCACATCATCATCTCCGCCGCTGGACCCAAG GTGCGTATGTTGCAAAAGTCCAAAGACAAGCACGGGAAGTCGCCGCCGGGTGGCGGCAAGGACGGGCGCTCGGGAAACTCGGCCTTCTCAGAGGGATGCTCGGAAAGCTCGGCCTCCTGGAACGGGCGCTGGGGAAACTCGACAGTAGTCGACCAAAGTGACGCCCAAACTGAAAACGGCTGTCTGGATTCCATACCGACCGGCTGGGACGACATCTGCTACATCGACAAAAGTGACCTGACTTGA